In the Leptospira limi genome, one interval contains:
- a CDS encoding MutS-related protein produces MDFAKRTFQFLEEELLRLSGDYKKLKTRELWEYPIVVRNHPLCIDLDLCTKQGFLGVFDTTITNEGFHTYLFRFLQEPIEDQYTIPDQSFVKMILSKKNNAFHLMRKYLVLEGEPNEKFEIPSTKNEANFWNKRNWLRWIFPIWGIFSPIYITLGLLFDLPFIPILLLTNGILFLSYRRESTLIWKEIKTLSQSSVRFQKTFVFLSKERKFTKKMLTKIANLGDSSELLVSPLPHLVLNVLCLWDLWKIKTLQKWKQQYSFHWNELQNQIIKIDSILPMVNFGFLNPEANFATITNDGTLTSNSLVHPMIPKGNRVFNPLPKMNPGDLMIVTGSNMSGKTTYMRSIAMSLLLAGSGAPVLGNGFEYPEFQIHTLIRSQDSMEDGVSFFYSEVRRLATIIHNADNSKKVPILFLDEILKGTNSKERYIATREILAVLREKNCIVFLTTHDLKLAEMNSAKRYHFTELETNGKMDFDYQIRDGVSGSTNALRILQNEGIPIRNDKEN; encoded by the coding sequence TTGGATTTTGCAAAACGTACCTTTCAATTTTTAGAGGAAGAACTACTCCGCCTTTCTGGAGATTATAAAAAATTAAAAACAAGAGAACTTTGGGAATATCCAATTGTTGTCAGAAACCATCCCCTATGCATTGATTTGGATCTTTGCACCAAACAAGGGTTTTTGGGAGTTTTTGACACCACCATCACAAATGAAGGGTTCCATACCTACTTATTCCGATTTTTACAAGAACCAATTGAAGATCAGTATACCATTCCAGACCAATCCTTTGTCAAAATGATTCTATCCAAAAAAAACAATGCTTTCCATTTGATGAGAAAGTATCTAGTTTTAGAGGGAGAACCAAACGAAAAATTTGAAATCCCTTCAACTAAGAACGAAGCCAATTTTTGGAACAAACGAAATTGGCTACGTTGGATCTTTCCTATATGGGGAATCTTCTCACCAATTTATATCACCTTGGGATTGTTATTTGATCTACCGTTCATTCCTATTTTATTACTCACCAATGGAATTCTATTTTTAAGTTATCGAAGAGAATCTACTTTGATTTGGAAGGAAATCAAAACATTAAGTCAGTCATCAGTTCGGTTTCAGAAAACATTTGTTTTTCTTTCGAAGGAAAGAAAATTCACAAAAAAAATGTTAACCAAAATAGCGAACCTTGGAGATTCTTCAGAACTTTTGGTTTCTCCTCTTCCACATTTGGTGTTAAATGTTCTATGTTTATGGGACCTTTGGAAAATCAAAACATTACAAAAATGGAAACAACAATATTCGTTCCATTGGAATGAATTACAAAACCAAATCATTAAAATTGATTCCATTCTCCCCATGGTCAATTTCGGATTTTTGAATCCAGAAGCAAACTTCGCAACAATCACAAATGATGGAACTCTTACATCAAATTCGCTTGTCCATCCAATGATTCCTAAAGGAAATCGTGTCTTTAATCCATTACCAAAAATGAATCCAGGGGATTTGATGATTGTCACTGGATCCAATATGAGTGGAAAAACAACATACATGCGATCGATCGCCATGTCTTTGTTACTTGCTGGATCAGGAGCACCTGTATTAGGGAATGGTTTTGAATACCCAGAGTTTCAAATCCATACCTTAATTCGTTCACAAGACTCAATGGAAGATGGGGTTTCCTTCTTTTATTCAGAAGTCAGAAGACTCGCTACAATCATACACAATGCAGACAATTCCAAGAAGGTCCCAATTTTATTTTTAGATGAAATTTTAAAAGGGACAAATTCAAAAGAAAGGTACATCGCCACACGTGAAATTTTGGCTGTCTTACGCGAAAAAAACTGCATCGTATTTTTAACGACACATGATCTGAAACTTGCTGAGATGAACTCTGCAAAACGATACCATTTCACTGAACTAGAAACCAATGGTAAGATGGATTTTGATTATCAGATCAGGGATGGAGTTTCTGGATCAACAAATGCTCTAAGGATTTTACAGAACGAAGGCATTCCCATTCGAAATGATAAGGAAAATTAA
- a CDS encoding AMP-dependent synthetase/ligase, with the protein MANNLAEVYKESSEKFGPRPAFWYKNAQKDYQALTYKQLYEDGIALAEALIDLGVKAREHVGVLADNRVEWIIADCAVLTAGAANVPRGSDITDSEIVYILNHSEAKIVFLENDKVYEKYKNNKSQVKSVKTVIIMDKDTKLKSGAGILHFYDLLEKGRELRSKGKREAEKRMSGIKPDDLYTLIYTSGTTGMPKGVMLMHSNMIHQMHYVVPRVAKVTPDDRMLSILPVWHIFERVVEYFAIINGGSTYYTKVTELRNDIQKARPTFMASAPRVWESIYNGIYTRINDPKQTPPVRRFLFKVAYFFSKHYHASIRFLKGWEVDYEGRNILQSLFHSVVSVVKLLLTGPFTLTILSLIASQFLVPEESALKTPLYVLAGLGVLFNSFTLDRIVLSKIRQATGGHLRATLSGGGALQKHVDAFFMDIGITVLEGYGMTETGPVISARTFDRPIMGSVGDIVPLSQVQIRDDAGNVLCHIDDKRNIIFGKLGAKGVVHIKGPQVMKGYYKNPETTKKTIVDNWMNTGDIGMINFKKTLTLTGRAKDTIVLLGGENVEPVPIENKIDESPYIKQSMVVGQDQKVLGAIIVPDFDALIPWAEENGITEKSPEKLIVHPKVVDFYKKEVRNFNSVKTGFKNFEQVQYVTLITKPFEVGDELTNLMKMKRHVITEKYKDRILELYKNS; encoded by the coding sequence ATGGCAAATAACCTAGCAGAAGTTTATAAGGAATCCTCAGAAAAATTTGGTCCAAGACCAGCATTTTGGTATAAAAATGCACAAAAGGATTACCAAGCACTTACCTATAAACAACTTTATGAAGATGGTATCGCACTTGCAGAAGCCCTAATTGATTTGGGTGTAAAAGCGAGGGAACATGTTGGCGTATTAGCTGACAACCGTGTCGAATGGATCATAGCCGATTGTGCTGTGTTAACTGCTGGAGCAGCAAACGTTCCACGTGGATCTGATATCACTGATTCGGAAATCGTTTACATTTTAAATCACTCGGAAGCCAAAATTGTTTTCTTGGAAAACGATAAGGTTTACGAAAAATACAAAAATAACAAATCCCAGGTGAAATCGGTAAAAACCGTAATCATCATGGACAAAGACACCAAACTCAAGTCAGGTGCTGGGATTTTACACTTCTATGACCTATTAGAAAAGGGAAGGGAACTTCGTTCCAAAGGAAAACGAGAAGCGGAAAAAAGGATGTCTGGTATCAAACCAGATGATTTGTACACACTCATTTACACATCAGGAACAACTGGAATGCCGAAAGGTGTAATGCTTATGCATTCCAACATGATCCACCAAATGCATTATGTGGTCCCACGTGTTGCGAAGGTAACTCCAGATGATCGTATGTTGTCCATCCTTCCTGTTTGGCATATTTTTGAGCGAGTTGTGGAATACTTTGCGATCATCAATGGTGGATCCACTTATTATACAAAAGTAACAGAACTTCGTAATGACATCCAAAAAGCAAGACCTACCTTTATGGCTTCTGCTCCAAGGGTTTGGGAAAGTATTTATAACGGGATTTACACTCGTATCAATGATCCGAAACAAACTCCTCCTGTCAGAAGATTTTTGTTTAAGGTTGCTTACTTTTTTTCCAAACACTACCATGCTTCCATTCGATTTCTGAAAGGTTGGGAAGTGGATTACGAAGGAAGAAATATCCTACAATCATTGTTTCATTCTGTTGTATCAGTCGTGAAATTGTTGTTAACTGGTCCGTTTACGCTGACGATCCTTTCTCTTATTGCCTCTCAGTTTTTGGTACCAGAAGAAAGTGCTCTCAAAACTCCACTCTATGTATTGGCTGGTCTTGGAGTTTTATTTAACTCTTTCACACTTGATCGCATTGTACTTTCTAAAATCAGACAAGCAACGGGTGGTCACTTACGTGCGACACTTTCGGGAGGGGGAGCCCTTCAAAAACACGTAGATGCTTTTTTTATGGATATCGGAATTACAGTTCTCGAAGGGTATGGAATGACAGAAACGGGACCGGTTATTTCGGCTCGTACGTTTGACCGACCTATTATGGGTTCTGTTGGGGACATTGTTCCTCTCAGCCAAGTGCAAATCCGAGATGATGCTGGGAATGTTCTCTGCCATATTGATGACAAACGAAATATCATCTTCGGTAAATTAGGTGCCAAAGGTGTGGTTCATATCAAAGGGCCTCAAGTGATGAAAGGGTATTACAAAAACCCTGAAACCACGAAAAAAACCATCGTAGACAATTGGATGAATACGGGTGACATTGGGATGATCAATTTCAAAAAAACCCTTACACTCACTGGTCGTGCAAAAGACACCATTGTCTTACTCGGTGGTGAAAACGTAGAACCGGTTCCAATCGAAAACAAAATTGATGAGTCACCTTACATCAAACAATCGATGGTTGTGGGACAAGACCAAAAAGTGCTCGGAGCAATCATTGTTCCTGACTTTGATGCTCTCATCCCTTGGGCAGAAGAAAATGGAATCACAGAGAAAAGTCCAGAGAAACTCATTGTTCATCCGAAGGTAGTGGACTTCTACAAAAAAGAAGTTCGCAATTTTAACAGTGTTAAAACTGGATTCAAAAACTTCGAACAAGTGCAATATGTGACTCTTATCACAAAACCATTTGAAGTTGGGGATGAACTCACAAACCTAATGAAGATGAAACGACATGTGATTACAGAAAAATACAAAGACAGAATTTTGGAGCTCTACAAAAACAGTTAA
- a CDS encoding enoyl-CoA hydratase/isomerase family protein, translating into MTPFAEIFHGDRILEIKMQSNEKNTFDFEAFVSFQEILNKHANNPNLRVLLFTSAQTQFFSNGIEPTLMYGKSESDVRRSVEQLLRTAQTYFHFPVPTIAVINGHCMAAGAVFALFSDYRYMVDKGGRIGFSEAIVGLNFPSIPTIVLQDLVGVKATRDLLFTGKQIKGPEAKEIGLVDELFSADDLYPEAMKFAESLSKLTYNSSRGMKTALREPYRTQMESLFQLDADLFTKVILSPDGQEGFLSLIEKRRPKFLT; encoded by the coding sequence ATGACTCCTTTTGCAGAGATCTTTCATGGAGACCGCATCTTGGAAATCAAGATGCAGTCCAATGAAAAGAACACATTTGATTTTGAAGCCTTTGTTTCATTTCAAGAAATCTTAAACAAACACGCAAACAACCCAAACTTGCGTGTTTTATTATTTACATCCGCACAAACACAATTTTTTTCCAATGGGATTGAACCCACTCTCATGTATGGAAAATCGGAATCTGATGTCAGGCGTTCCGTTGAACAGTTGTTAAGAACGGCACAAACCTATTTTCATTTTCCAGTTCCAACCATTGCTGTGATCAACGGTCATTGTATGGCTGCTGGCGCTGTATTTGCCTTGTTTTCGGATTACCGATACATGGTGGACAAAGGAGGAAGGATTGGTTTTTCAGAAGCAATTGTAGGTCTTAATTTTCCTTCGATTCCAACCATCGTATTGCAAGACTTAGTTGGAGTAAAGGCCACTCGAGATTTATTATTCACAGGGAAACAAATCAAAGGTCCAGAAGCAAAGGAAATTGGGCTTGTTGATGAATTGTTTAGTGCAGATGATTTATATCCTGAAGCAATGAAGTTTGCCGAATCACTCTCCAAACTCACATACAATTCAAGCCGTGGGATGAAAACTGCCTTACGAGAACCATACCGAACACAAATGGAATCCTTATTCCAATTGGATGCAGATTTATTCACGAAAGTGATTTTATCTCCCGATGGCCAGGAAGGATTTTTATCACTCATCGAAAAACGTAGGCCCAAGTTTTTAACCTAA
- a CDS encoding arsenosugar biosynthesis-associated peroxidase-like protein → MAENHYYNAKDLGKFGEIGRTNRALADKFFGYYNAVMAEGALTEREKALIALAVAHALKCPYCIDAYTTTSLQKGADEAQMNEAVHVAAAMAAGINLVHSVQMQNKIDELSF, encoded by the coding sequence ATGGCAGAAAATCATTATTACAATGCAAAAGATTTAGGAAAATTTGGAGAAATTGGGCGCACAAATCGCGCTCTTGCTGATAAATTTTTTGGGTATTACAATGCTGTGATGGCGGAAGGAGCACTCACAGAAAGAGAAAAGGCTCTCATTGCCCTGGCGGTGGCTCATGCGCTGAAATGCCCTTATTGTATCGATGCATACACAACCACCTCACTCCAAAAAGGTGCTGATGAAGCACAAATGAATGAAGCGGTGCATGTAGCTGCGGCAATGGCTGCTGGGATCAACTTAGTTCACAGTGTACAAATGCAAAACAAAATAGACGAACTTTCTTTTTGA
- the arsS gene encoding arsenosugar biosynthesis radical SAM (seleno)protein ArsS (Some members of this family are selenoproteins.): MELTEQLSTLQGYSGNPFLKTVGKPIQARSIKVFQINVGKWCNQACRHCHVDASPIRTEMMDRSTAELCINLISKIPEIETVDITGGAPEGNPHFKYLVTEAKRLGKRVMDRCNLTILEEPGYEWLYEFLKENEVEIVSSLPSVLENVTDNQRGKGVYQKSITALKKLNALGYGTKLPIHLVYNPNGLFLSSGQTQLEKEYKDSLSKKYGIVFNQLFCINNLPINRFLGSLVRSGKFEMYMETLVNAYNPSTVNGLMCLDQISVGYDGSVYDCDFNQMLDLKSKEVKHIKDFDLHSFLGREIVVANHCYGCTAGAGSSCGGEIV, translated from the coding sequence ATGGAACTAACCGAACAACTTTCCACCTTACAAGGTTATAGCGGAAATCCATTTTTAAAAACGGTTGGAAAACCAATCCAAGCTCGTTCGATTAAGGTATTTCAAATCAATGTTGGCAAGTGGTGTAACCAAGCATGTCGGCATTGCCATGTGGATGCGTCACCTATTCGAACAGAGATGATGGATAGAAGTACTGCGGAACTTTGTATCAACCTCATTTCGAAAATTCCAGAGATCGAAACAGTGGATATCACTGGCGGTGCTCCAGAAGGGAATCCACATTTTAAATATCTGGTAACGGAAGCAAAACGCCTTGGGAAACGAGTGATGGATCGTTGTAACCTCACCATTTTAGAGGAACCAGGTTATGAATGGTTGTATGAATTTCTAAAAGAAAATGAGGTTGAAATTGTTTCGTCGTTACCTTCGGTGTTGGAAAATGTGACTGATAACCAAAGAGGGAAAGGTGTTTATCAGAAATCAATTACCGCCTTAAAGAAGTTAAATGCTCTTGGTTACGGCACAAAACTTCCCATCCATTTGGTATACAATCCCAATGGATTGTTTTTAAGTTCGGGACAAACACAATTAGAAAAAGAATACAAAGACAGTTTGTCTAAAAAATATGGAATTGTATTCAACCAACTCTTTTGTATCAATAACCTCCCCATCAATCGGTTTTTAGGATCCCTTGTCCGAAGTGGTAAGTTTGAAATGTATATGGAAACATTGGTAAATGCGTACAATCCTTCAACAGTGAATGGACTCATGTGCCTGGATCAAATATCAGTTGGGTATGATGGGTCAGTTTACGATTGTGATTTTAACCAAATGTTGGATTTAAAATCCAAAGAAGTGAAACACATCAAAGATTTCGATTTGCACTCCTTTCTAGGACGAGAGATCGTTGTAGCAAACCATTGTTATGGTTGTACAGCTGGAGCTGGTTCTAGTTGTGGTGGAGAAATTGTATAA
- the map gene encoding type I methionyl aminopeptidase, whose amino-acid sequence MSIQNEKDLHGILKAGKFVAKVRELLKLLAKPGVSTLELDMAAKQEFEKAGAYSAPKFDYQFPGFTCISTNFEIAHGIPKKETILKEGDLVNVDVSAKLDGYYADTGISFVVGKTNPNLEKLCETAIEGTMRATKQAYTGNYLRNIGKEIHSAAKENGFTVIKNLAGHGTGKKLHEEPQVLVYEDKRDHRKLNHGLVLAIESFISTGSQTAFEEADGWTLVAGNRQGNLSYVAQCEHTVIVQNGKPIIATL is encoded by the coding sequence ATGTCGATTCAAAATGAAAAAGACCTACATGGGATTTTAAAAGCTGGCAAGTTTGTCGCAAAAGTACGTGAACTTTTAAAATTATTAGCAAAACCAGGTGTATCTACATTGGAACTAGATATGGCTGCCAAACAAGAGTTTGAAAAAGCAGGTGCTTATTCTGCACCAAAGTTTGATTATCAATTTCCTGGTTTTACTTGTATCAGCACTAATTTTGAAATTGCTCATGGAATTCCTAAAAAAGAAACCATTTTAAAAGAAGGCGATTTGGTGAATGTGGATGTGTCTGCAAAACTCGATGGGTATTATGCTGACACTGGGATTTCCTTTGTTGTTGGAAAAACAAACCCTAATTTGGAAAAACTTTGTGAAACCGCGATTGAAGGAACCATGCGCGCCACAAAACAAGCGTATACTGGAAATTATTTAAGAAATATTGGAAAAGAGATACATTCTGCTGCCAAAGAAAATGGATTCACTGTCATTAAAAACTTAGCAGGACATGGCACTGGGAAAAAACTGCATGAAGAACCACAAGTGTTGGTTTACGAAGACAAACGAGACCATCGCAAACTGAACCATGGCCTTGTCCTTGCAATCGAATCCTTTATCTCCACAGGAAGTCAAACTGCTTTTGAAGAAGCAGATGGATGGACCCTTGTGGCAGGGAACCGTCAAGGAAATTTAAGTTACGTAGCACAATGTGAGCATACTGTCATTGTGCAAAATGGTAAACCCATCATTGCCACTTTGTAA
- a CDS encoding alpha/beta fold hydrolase: MSSLEIIEQGVPPEEAQGFLILWPSTGGNARSFRIRESELIDYGLRLIRFNPPSHGDSNGTYDPKSAITLLDEYLRKQNYIGKPLYGIGHSGGGAALLLYAKQVQFQNLFLLSPILNSVQSLEFLYESNSIEEFSRLLLLPNISDDEFPNKQILETLSTSLWLETGKVNHLSFPVKNTRIQLDSLAQFLENLFLPGFRVENVDFEKRTDITIFLPAMDKWFPKEFTSQFAKRNHMRLVEILEAPDHFFSKSWLSIWKQIKSIGWGDKESYPS; encoded by the coding sequence TTGTCTTCTCTAGAAATCATCGAACAAGGTGTTCCACCTGAAGAAGCACAAGGTTTTCTCATTCTTTGGCCGAGCACAGGTGGGAATGCACGTTCCTTTCGTATACGAGAATCAGAACTTATCGATTACGGACTCAGATTAATCCGATTCAATCCACCATCACATGGTGATTCCAATGGAACATATGATCCAAAATCCGCCATTACGCTGTTAGATGAATATTTAAGGAAACAAAATTATATTGGGAAACCATTGTATGGAATTGGACATAGTGGAGGTGGCGCAGCACTTCTTTTATACGCAAAACAAGTACAATTCCAAAATTTGTTTTTATTATCTCCCATTCTAAATAGTGTCCAAAGTTTAGAATTTTTGTATGAATCAAATTCCATTGAAGAATTTAGTCGTTTGTTACTTTTACCAAACATTTCTGATGATGAATTTCCCAACAAACAAATATTAGAGACTTTATCCACTTCACTTTGGTTGGAAACAGGTAAGGTAAACCATCTTTCTTTTCCAGTTAAAAATACAAGGATACAATTGGATTCACTCGCTCAGTTCTTAGAGAATTTGTTTTTACCAGGGTTTCGGGTGGAAAACGTTGATTTTGAAAAAAGAACAGATATAACAATTTTTTTACCTGCAATGGACAAATGGTTTCCTAAAGAGTTCACATCCCAATTTGCAAAACGAAATCATATGCGTTTGGTAGAAATTCTTGAAGCACCTGATCATTTTTTTTCAAAGAGTTGGCTTTCCATTTGGAAACAGATCAAATCGATTGGATGGGGAGATAAAGAATCCTATCCCAGTTAA
- a CDS encoding MAPEG family protein: MGPIYLALILFTLWTLGLGVTLITYRSVQVLLGKKKSNEFPAGIQHGSDFNWRLNRAHLNSLENLPLFVAVVFLTVSLGKVNEFVNQAGFVILGARVLQSLTHLIGTNVLAVNIRFTFYMIQIVTYIVLLIQLL; the protein is encoded by the coding sequence GTGGGACCCATCTATTTGGCATTGATTTTATTTACTCTTTGGACTTTGGGTCTTGGAGTTACATTGATAACGTATCGAAGTGTACAAGTGTTACTTGGTAAAAAAAAATCCAATGAATTTCCAGCAGGTATACAACATGGAAGTGATTTTAATTGGAGGTTGAATCGTGCTCATCTTAATAGTTTGGAAAACCTACCACTTTTTGTAGCAGTAGTATTCTTAACTGTAAGTTTAGGAAAGGTAAATGAATTTGTGAACCAAGCAGGATTTGTGATTTTAGGAGCAAGGGTATTACAATCCCTCACTCATTTAATTGGAACGAATGTCCTTGCAGTGAACATCCGTTTTACATTTTATATGATCCAAATTGTGACATACATTGTTTTGCTAATCCAATTACTTTAA
- a CDS encoding NAD(P)H-dependent glycerol-3-phosphate dehydrogenase, translated as MKIGIIGSGSFGTALGSILADKGYDVTLWTRSEEQARSINENHMNSKHMPDLVLPEKLRASTDLIQVVKDKEMIVSAPPSHALSGILKEIKDHIPHKVPIVSASKGIENESLRLVSEIFESELPGQYHSQLSYLSGPSFAKEMVKRVPTIVSIASKNEATAKRVQEIFSFTYFRTYWTPDVVGVEVGGALKNVIAIAAGVADGLGFGQNTRAALITRGLNEITRMGIKMGADPMTFLGPSGMGDLVLTCCGEASRNRTVGFRLGKGEKLKEILASMNEVAEGVKTTLSTKNLSDKLGVEMAITQEVYRMLYEDKDPKEVVKALMGRDLKREGV; from the coding sequence ATGAAGATTGGAATCATAGGTTCTGGAAGTTTTGGCACTGCACTAGGTAGTATTTTGGCAGATAAGGGTTACGACGTCACCCTTTGGACAAGAAGTGAGGAACAAGCACGTTCCATCAATGAAAACCATATGAATTCCAAACATATGCCTGATTTGGTGCTTCCAGAAAAATTGAGGGCGAGTACAGACCTCATCCAGGTAGTAAAAGACAAGGAAATGATTGTCTCCGCACCACCTAGCCATGCCTTATCCGGCATCCTAAAGGAAATTAAAGACCATATCCCGCATAAAGTTCCCATTGTTTCCGCATCAAAAGGGATTGAAAATGAATCCTTACGACTTGTCTCCGAGATTTTTGAATCAGAACTTCCAGGCCAATACCATTCTCAACTTTCCTATCTTTCGGGTCCCAGTTTTGCCAAAGAAATGGTAAAACGAGTTCCTACCATTGTTTCCATCGCTTCCAAAAACGAAGCAACCGCCAAACGTGTGCAAGAGATTTTTAGTTTCACATACTTTCGTACCTATTGGACTCCCGATGTAGTTGGTGTGGAAGTGGGTGGTGCTTTGAAAAACGTGATCGCCATCGCTGCTGGTGTTGCTGATGGCCTTGGGTTTGGTCAAAACACAAGGGCCGCTCTCATCACTCGTGGGTTAAACGAGATCACTCGGATGGGAATCAAAATGGGAGCAGATCCTATGACCTTTCTTGGGCCATCCGGTATGGGAGATTTAGTCCTTACTTGTTGCGGGGAAGCCTCCAGAAATCGAACTGTAGGTTTTCGATTGGGCAAAGGGGAGAAGTTAAAAGAAATTTTGGCATCGATGAACGAAGTAGCAGAAGGTGTCAAAACCACACTCTCCACCAAAAATCTCTCGGATAAATTGGGAGTAGAAATGGCAATCACTCAAGAAGTGTATCGCATGTTATACGAAGACAAAGACCCAAAAGAAGTTGTAAAAGCTCTAATGGGCCGTGACCTCAAACGGGAAGGTGTTTAA
- a CDS encoding metallophosphoesterase family protein, with translation MKIIYLTDIHDGLHGLKKILQSTEADLYLFSGDIIYKAFFSFDRIIDFCGVQEELYYLLTERKDDSTPFDFTTHAIRFPEKYSTAIVEKSQKYRDLYKLAAKTMKEKYEIIEKLILKYAKSPVYCLPGNYDLDLQYTELYQRELHRKSFDFKNIKVSGYGGAPIWTSGIPEKLTVVFHEYTKNGKNYSEPEDFFREELPDICWIHNPAYGYFDTIPGVGKCGSQGIRRYLDDESPSLVVSGHVHEDQGIKKTKNTVFINPSNFGAVDSLHGFQEGGYYAEIFMEGKDVVQSNLCQLKEDVCHTLIEVDCSEKQLKLISQNPISTVSSEDYIRGN, from the coding sequence ATGAAAATCATTTATCTTACGGATATCCATGATGGACTTCATGGTCTAAAAAAAATTCTGCAATCAACAGAAGCAGATTTGTACCTTTTTTCCGGAGATATCATCTACAAAGCATTTTTTTCCTTTGATCGTATCATCGATTTTTGTGGTGTCCAAGAAGAATTGTATTATTTGTTAACGGAAAGAAAAGACGACTCAACTCCGTTTGATTTCACAACTCATGCCATTCGTTTTCCTGAAAAGTATTCAACTGCCATTGTAGAAAAGTCACAAAAATATAGAGATTTGTATAAGTTAGCTGCCAAAACGATGAAAGAAAAATATGAAATCATCGAAAAATTGATTTTGAAATACGCAAAATCACCTGTTTATTGTTTACCGGGAAATTATGATTTGGATTTACAATACACGGAATTGTACCAAAGGGAATTACATCGTAAAAGTTTTGATTTTAAAAACATTAAAGTCTCTGGTTATGGTGGTGCCCCCATTTGGACTTCGGGTATCCCTGAGAAACTAACAGTTGTATTTCATGAATATACAAAAAATGGGAAAAACTATAGTGAACCTGAGGACTTTTTCCGGGAGGAACTACCTGACATCTGTTGGATACACAATCCAGCGTATGGTTATTTTGATACCATTCCAGGAGTAGGAAAGTGTGGTAGCCAAGGGATACGTCGTTACTTAGATGATGAATCTCCTTCTCTTGTTGTCTCTGGTCATGTTCACGAAGACCAAGGAATTAAAAAAACTAAAAATACTGTTTTTATCAATCCATCTAACTTCGGTGCTGTGGACTCTTTACATGGTTTCCAAGAAGGTGGGTATTATGCTGAAATTTTTATGGAAGGAAAAGATGTTGTACAATCCAATCTTTGCCAATTAAAGGAAGATGTTTGCCATACCTTAATTGAAGTGGATTGTTCGGAAAAACAATTAAAACTCATTTCTCAAAATCCAATTTCAACGGTGAGTTCTGAAGATTACATTCGAGGAAATTAA